The Nitrospiraceae bacterium genome segment GCCTTGAAATATTCTTCTTTGCTAAACCCGCTTAAAATAGAAACGATCATATTATTGGGGAATACTTCCTGCTTGATTCTGTACTGAGCAACCAGATCATTATATAGCTGGCGCGCGAATCCTATTCTGTTTTCGGTTGTTGTTAATTCTTCCTGAAGTTTGAGGATGTTTTCATTCGATTTTAAATTTGGATAATTCTCCATGACCGCAAAGAGCCTGCCCAGAGCTTGTGTGAGCATGTTTTCAGCATCAGCCTTATCCTGAACTCCGGACGCCGAGACCGCCTTTGCCCTTGCGTTGATAACTTTTTCTAGTGTGTCCTGCTCGAACTCCATAGCGCCTTTTACTGTCGAGACAAGATTCGGGATAAGGTCATGCCTTCTTTTTAACTGAACATCGATCTGTTTCCATGCATTCTGAACCAGATTTCTCAGAGACACCAGCGAGTTGAAGATAATTATCATCAAGAGCAGAGAAAAAACGATTAATGCCAGAAAAATAATAAGAATTGCTGTCATGAATCCTCCTTTTAAAGTTATTTTATTTTAAATATTTTCCATTTATAACCTTATTGTATAAGTTTAAGAGATTCATGGCAATAAAATGATTATACAAGTCTTAAATAAAGTGTGTCAGCCGATTATATGTTAAAATACAGCATGCTGTACGATATTCATGAAGAATGCGGTGTTTTTGGAGTATATGGCCATCCTGAAGCAGCTAATCTGACGTATCTTGGCTTGTACGCTCTGCAGCACAGGGGACAGGAAGGCGCAGGCATCTGTTCGTCTGACGGGAAAACGCTTCATCTAGAAAAAGCCATGGGACTTGTAGCAGATATCTTTAGTGAGAAGCGTCTGAAAAAACTTCCGGGAAATATTGCAATCGGTCATAACCGATATTCGACCGCAGGAAGCAGTGTTCTAAAAAACGTTCAGCCTATAATGGCTAATTTCGCTTTAGGCACACTTGCAATCGCACATAACGGGAATCTTGTGAATGCAGCTGAACTCAGGGCAGATCTGGAAAGGCAGGGCGCTATATTTCAATCAACATCAGACAGCGAGGTGATCGTCCACCTGATAGCACATTCCAAAGGAAATGATTTTTATGACAGGGCTATTCAGGCGGCAAAACAGATCTGCGGTGCATTCAGCCTTTTAATAATAAGGGAAAAAGAGCTGATTGCAATAAGAGATGCTTACGGAGTTAGGCCTCTAAGCCTCGGCAGTGTTGACGGCGCTTATGTTGTTGCATCAGAGACATGCGCATTGGATCTTATAGGCGCAAAATACATCCGTGATATAGAACCCGGAGAGATGCTTATAAGCAATGAGCATGGTCTTAAATCAATGAAAGTACTTACAGCTCCAAGACAGGCATCATGTATATTCGAATTCATATATTTCTCAAGACCCGACAGCTATATATTCGGCGGACAAAATGTAAATGAAATTAGAAAGCAGTTAGGTGCCCAGCTTGCAAGGGAATCCGGTGTTGATGCAGACCTTGTAATTCCAGTGCCGGACTCAGGTGTGCCTGCTGCGCTGGGTTTTTCGGATGAGAGCAAAATACCTTTTGATTTTGGCCTCATAAGAAACCACTATGTAGGAAGAACATTTATAGAGCCAAAGCAGAGCATCAGACATTTTGGCGTTAAGATAAAACTAAATCCAGTAAGAAAAATTCTTGAAGG includes the following:
- a CDS encoding LemA family protein; this translates as MTAILIIFLALIVFSLLLMIIIFNSLVSLRNLVQNAWKQIDVQLKRRHDLIPNLVSTVKGAMEFEQDTLEKVINARAKAVSASGVQDKADAENMLTQALGRLFAVMENYPNLKSNENILKLQEELTTTENRIGFARQLYNDLVAQYRIKQEVFPNNMIVSILSGFSKEEYFKAEEADRAVPNTDLSIRKK
- the purF gene encoding amidophosphoribosyltransferase, whose product is MLKYSMLYDIHEECGVFGVYGHPEAANLTYLGLYALQHRGQEGAGICSSDGKTLHLEKAMGLVADIFSEKRLKKLPGNIAIGHNRYSTAGSSVLKNVQPIMANFALGTLAIAHNGNLVNAAELRADLERQGAIFQSTSDSEVIVHLIAHSKGNDFYDRAIQAAKQICGAFSLLIIREKELIAIRDAYGVRPLSLGSVDGAYVVASETCALDLIGAKYIRDIEPGEMLISNEHGLKSMKVLTAPRQASCIFEFIYFSRPDSYIFGGQNVNEIRKQLGAQLARESGVDADLVIPVPDSGVPAALGFSDESKIPFDFGLIRNHYVGRTFIEPKQSIRHFGVKIKLNPVRKILEGKRVVVIDDSIVRGTTSKKIVKMLREQGGAKEVHVRISSPPTIGPCFYGIDTPTRQELIASSHYVEEIRKFITADTLSYLSIEGMKSLVPNPENYCSACFDNNYPICFPGEHLEQMALFLK